The genomic stretch GCTTCACCAATGACGCAGAATTTGGTGGAGAAATATTAAATGCTACTTTCCTTGATATAGGAAGGTGGAGGTGCTACGTAGAGAAGCTTATTACAGGCaatgtgatgaaaaaacatACGATCTGTTTAGTCATTATAACGAGAacctttctcaaaataatgacttaatatatGACTTGATGTCTCATAATAATGACCTggtatgtcaaaataatgacctgGTATcgcaaaataatgacttggtatgtcagaataatgacttggtatcccataataatgacttggtatgtCAGAATAATGACCTGGTATcgcaaaataatgacttggtatgtcagaataatgacttggtatcccataataatgacttggtatgtcagaataatgacttggtatcccATAATAAAGACTTGGTATGTCagaataatgacttggtatgtCAAAATAATGGCCTGGTATCGCAAAATAAAGACTCGGTATGTCagaataatgacttggtatcccataataatgacttggtatgtcaaaataatgacctgGTATcgcaaaataatgacttggtatgtcagaataatgacttggtatcccataataatgacttggtatgtcagaataatgacttggtatctcaaGTTAATGAGAAAGTCTCTAAAAAATAATGACCTGGTATCTCATAATAATGACTTGATGTCTCATAATAACTACTTggtatgtcaaaataatgacctgGTATcgcaaaataatgacttggtatctcaaaataatgacctgGTATCGCAAAATAATGACCTGGTATCTCATAATAATGACTTGATGTCTCATAATAACTACTTggtatgtcaaaataatgacctgGTATcgcaaaataatgacttggtatgtCCAAATAATGACCTGGTATTCCATAATAATGACCTGGAATAATGACctggtatctcaaaataatgacttggtatctcaaGTTAATGAGAAAGTCTCTAAAAAATAATGACctggtatctcaaaataatgacttgacATCTCATAGTAATGACTTGATGTCTCataataatgacttggtatgtCAAGATAATGACCTGGTATATCAAAAATAATGACCTGGTATTCCataataatgacttggtatctccAAATAATGACCTGGTATATCAAAAATAATGACCTGGTATTCCataataatgacttggtatctccAAATAATGACctggtatctcaaaataatgacctggtatctcaaaataatgacttgacatctcataataatgacttggtatgtCAAGATAATGACctggtatctcaaaataatgacttggtatgtCAAAATAACAATGtggtatctcaaaaataatgacttgataTCTCATAATAATGACTTGGTTTCTCATAATAATGACTtggtttctcaaaataatgacctgGTATCGCataataatgacttggtatcccATAATGacctcaaaataatgacctggtatctcaaaataatgacttggtatctcaaaataaagacTTGGTATTTAAGAATAAtaacttagtatctcaaaaaaatgagaaactttctcaaaataatgacaaattcTTGGTATCTCAAAAATATTGAGTTAATATCTCTAAATATCAAGGAACAtctttaaaataatgacttttctttaaaaaaataaaatagaataaaaatagtATCACAAAAATAACGAGGTGGTACCTCtaaataatgacaaactttcTCAGAATAATAGGTTAGTATCTACAAAACAGAgactttcttaaaataatgacctgCTTTTCTCaaaaatgagttagtatctccaAATAATGACTGATATCAAAATCATATGCtagtgtttcaaaataaagtgaaactTGCTAAATTAATGACatggtatctcaaaataatcagTATCTTAAAATCGTCATTTTAATAATGTTTCTCattattaagtcattatttggaGAATTTTTTCTCATAATTTAGAGACACTAAGTCGTTTTGAGGGAGTTTCTCTTTATAATGACTCACAGGatcttttgttttcatcacaCTGGTGGAAATGGGCCTCCATAGCTTGTGGTGTCAGTGATGGATATAATAAGTCTCTGGCTTGAGTAACATGAACACAAATAGCTTCCTGATGACCTGAAGGTTTGCAAGTAAATTGTGAAAAAACTCAACTGGGACTCCAtcccaaaaacacaacataacaaaCAGAAATATTCCACTGATAGAGACGTAACTGTTCAAAACATGAAACTATAGAAAAAGTAGCAAATGGAAGACTcaaattttaaaagtttaaaacagCTTAAGAGTCAAATTTTAACGAAACATAATTGTCTGtataaaaatggcaaaaaagcTACAAACTACTGAAAGTGGTTCAGAGAGACTGTGGTTATATTCTGTAGGATAAACCTCTGGAATGTTTTCTTCACTGTGTAAAGTGACAGGTTAAGGTCAGTGTTTTGGGATATGTTGTTGTACAGCTACATTTCaggcatttgtcttttgcttcTCCTTTAACTTCAATCCGACTGGCCGTTCTGGCAGCCTTTTAAATACAGTTCGTCCTGTGACAGGTGTCCGTCAAAGGCGTCCATGTAAAGGCTGCTagtgctgctgccgctgctgctcaGGAACGTGCCGACCGCCCGGCCCTGACGAGCGTGACCGACAGCATCGCTGAACACTTTGTTGATCTGCTCCTCGGAGGGCATCCACCAGTCTGGGTTTGAGGCACAGTGCATCCGGATGAACTCTGGCGGGAAGATTTTCAATCAAAAAAAGATCAAACATACCAAAACAAACCTTGATTTGTATCGGGCTTCGACAGGGGTGACACTTTAAACTTCACTGTACATGTGTCACACAAACTATGATCATGGGACTTAAATCACAAGATCCAAAAGAACTATCTCAGTCAAATTACAGGTATGAATGCTCAGTCTTATATTTGGATGTGAGATCAGTGTGAAAAGAAATAACAATGTATGAAATGACAATGTGAAACTTAAAGAGATTTATCACATGAATCTGCACCCCCCCTTTCTTTAAACAAGCTTTACACTGAGTTTAGGCTCATTGTTTTGCTGTCAGGCCAATTTTCCAGTCACAATTTTACTGCTTTGGTTCACTCTCATTGCTCTCTGCTGTTTTTGGCCGCGCAGGGAACCAATGTCAATGAAAAAGCTCTAAACAGCTGAcagtacactacctgctcagcagcaaacagcacacagacacagttagagactagctggtcAACATAGTGGATCATTCAGCAGTTTAAGAACCAAggaccagttgcacaaaacgccTCAAAATTTCTCCTCAGCTtagggacttacacagttgcacagaatcccttaaaaggtttccttttaaaggaaaaatgtaaCTTATTAACTgcgttgaaagagattttacagcggttaaagtttccatggagactgtttgtttgcttggactcacgcttgtgatgcctgttattgtctcacaaagttggcttatAATTAGATActgaaaaaatggcagaataaAAGAAGGCAAGAAAACCATACTGATTAGAGGAGATTATACTTCTGAAtgaatacaatcatagaaagcacatCCTGCACAGTAAATCtgatccccaaataccagaaaacagaaaacgatTGTAGGAAGAAATTGCAAtgaaaattaattcagtcaaatcaAAAGCGTATCCATCTGGTTCTCCTGGTCGCAGAAAACTCTTCTCAGAGTGAattagtttatttcatttatcaccataaacttggtcatgttgcagttaagacagAGTCAGAGGTATCTTGTTGTTGTTAAGATCTTTTGTGCAACGGTCTAGGGATTCCTGTGgtataagaccaagataaggagaaaatcACAAATACTTCAGTCAACATTTTagggaaaccttaaggagaaaacttaaggaTGTTTCATGCAACcaattttattttgagaaaaaaaaccttgactaggacttaaaggaaaatcttaacttaaggtgttttgtgcaaccggcccctgaTATTTCCCTTTAGGAGTTGATAGAGAcccaaaacagagctaacagagagtgaatattgaacTTAGATAGACAAAAACACGACTCTAAATAAATTATCACGTTGCTCTGAAATAGccagatgtgtaaataagcaactgtttacTAACAAGTTCACCATATGAACTTAAAAGATAATGAGATAATAATATGTTAATGTTGTATTTAAACTTGTTTTTGCTGCcaccaagtggccaaaaaacatTATAGcagttttaaaataataaattgtgagacagtttatggtggaaatgaatgaaatagtGGTAAAGGTGTTACGCTAAAAGATAGAGTTTGACTTTTTctgtcttaaagggatactttgctcattttcaaccagctctggaTCATTACAATgtgggcagtatgtgtaaatgaactatgcTAAACTTCCCATTTACCCATGAAAACAgggctgatcaaatataaaccaagactctatttctcacctaaaatgtcttcagaaacatattttagtgcactgtttggctgtattATGAGAGTTTGGGAACAGGAAAATGGCGCCTCACTGTTTCTTGTATtgtgaaaacagaggctgaaattTTTTAGATCAAACCGTAAAATTAGGCAGTGcttatcaaatatgaaccaagattctatgactgcgttgcctatttctcgccatagagaaacatattttatctcACTGTTTAAAGGTAATTTCAGATCATGTGTTACCACCTGGCCTCCATATagtttcctgtggaaaaattGCGAAATTTCCATTAAGTCATCCACCAGTGGGAGCGTTTATTGGCACAATGGAttttggtagttgtaggttttctacctcttaaataaaaccaaatgcCACAGCTATTTTTTTCTATGTTtgctctggtcatgtagcaccaatttcaaaagtatttgtgtctttaagACGATCTTTCCAGCAGTAAAAACTTTATGATGCCTTGTGGTTGCAATGATCAACTGGAGTAGGAGGGCAATCTGATTGGTTATAACTGAAATCACATGACCAGGAATGTATCAgttcttatatatatataataatatgatAACCCACATCCATGTGATCAAAAATTGTATTTGGCTGACATTTGCTTGCCACTTAAACACAGTCTCAGTTTCATGTTGTTATGGGGTCATAAATACTGAGCTCACTTGTTAGTTACTGCTGCTTTTCAAGTCTGAAACATGGGCTGTAAAAGTGGAGTGCTCTAATAAGCATGGCGCTACATCATTCAAACAACACTAACATTTTATAAGCAAACTTTTGCCAGAGCTTCTGGCTGTAGGACAACTGCAGGAGTTTTACCAGTGTTGTGTTTAAGCCTTAATGTATCACTTAAACTGAGCAGACTGGAGCAACATGTGAATACTTTACATCTTTTTTCTGGCCGCGTACCTCTGAGGCAGCTGACTTTGACGGGGTTGAGCGGCCGTCTCTCCAGGCCTGGATCTCCTGAGTGGACTGAACGCTTCCTTTTGCCCAAACCGCAGGAGAACTTGAGCTCGTCCGTGGTGAAGACAAAGCGAATCAGGTAGCGCAGCAGCCGCCTGCCGTCTTTCTTGGAGGAGTTGACGGCTTCGTCCCACTGCTTGTTAGAGATGAAGAGAGGGTAGTTCTCCAGGAGCTGTTTACTGCCCTGCggggaggaggaagacagaAGGTGTGAGGGTCAGAGGAAGGTCAGGTATGCCATGGTTACACTCGTCCTGCTGCCTCACATGGCTCCAAATCTGACTGCATTGTCTAGAGTTTTTCGAAATTTATTTTTGTCCTTCTTTTAAGGAATATAGAAAAGAAGGTCATGGTGACAGTGACAGCGTTCGAGAagccagactttggtgtcagttctaTTAGAGTCAATGGGGCGGGCACTAAAAATCACACTTTAACCCAtaatatctttgttgtttcgACTTCTGACTGACGAATCCTTACACAAGAttagaaaacacacattacatgatGCTTGCtgacttattatttttatctaaatatgtgcatttgtcttccttgttattggtctccaaacaAATCATGGTTCTGTCCATTAGACGCTCAGATGCAGCTGCTATCACTGTCACCatgacttttctttcttttgttttccttgCCTTCTTACAGGATGTACAGCATCATCTAGTGTCAATTTCCCTTATTTACCACCACTTCCTGTTGGTTTCACAGGCACAtattacacaaatacacacaaaaatccTTTATGTTCTTAATAAACAACAGAATTTATCAAAGGATGAAACACAGACCTCAAAGACTGTTTGCCGCTCTTCTTCCTGCAGAGACAAAGTTTTCTATAATTACGTATTTTCACACCACTTAATCACACAATTTACACAACAAAGAAGTTAATAATGCGAGATGAATGTGACCTGATATTTTTATACCTTAACATATGCTACCGATCACACATGCTTCGAATAGCTGTGAATGAtgcactgcagcctgtttcctCACCTCAGTGAGCTGCTCCTCCGGCATCGGCTGGACCAGCTGGTTGTGAAACTCAAGAACAGTCTTGAAGTAGTCGAGAACATTTTGACAGGGAACTGTATATAAAGACAATGTGACCAAAAATAAAGATGCATTGTGAAATTTCCCAGCAAGCAAGCAAAGAGGCTGAGATATGACTATACATCCCCTCAACACGCAGATAAAATGAGCCGGTTTAGTGCAAATTAGGTTAAGGTGACACTGGGGAGCTGTGAATGCTTTGGGGAGAGCAGAAATCTTAATAAAAATAGATGCTATTAAGACTATTGCCCCAAACTCTGTGATGCATTTAGAGAGTGACAGCGTGTGGCTCTGAAactgatgacacacacaaacttaaCCTAAATAAATGACGCCTGCACAGACGTGTAGGTTTAGTATTGATTAATGCAGAAGCACAAACTAATTTCCCTGAAATATACAGACAGGTGACAAATTAAAGAGCTTAAATAAATGAGTGAAGTAGTGTTGAAacagtcaattaatcaatctACATGAAATTAATTCGCTTGATTATCGAGTTTAATCATCATTTCTAGCTGTATGAGCTGTTTGGCTCTGTAGATGGCAATGCTGGTCCATCACTTTGGTctaaactgaaatatctcaacaactatttgatGGATTGCAATCAGCAAATGAATAGACATTAAACCAGAGCTGTTTTGAAGTCTGAGCCAAGTCTCCAGTAGCTCTCCAGATACACAGACACAGGGCCGTGTTCATTAACATGTGCGTAGAAATGTTTTTACTGTGTGCACGCAAAATTACTGTTGGGTTCACAACACGTGTGCACCGGCCACGTTTGTTCTCACCACCATGCGTAAATGTACAGGTGCTATTTGGCATCAGCATGCTGCCGCGCCCCCATTTCTCTATACAAGGAAATACATTTGCCTAGAGGGTGTATCATGGGGAAAGCAGCAAACATATAAGTGAATGTCTCGGCAGTCGAAAACAGCCGATAAGCCGATTGACATTCTCTTTAAACATGTCATGTCGGTCTCTGAAGATGCCCTGTCTCCTGGAGGCACTGCTGCGGTATCTTCCAGCAAGACTAGATACGCCATCTTAACACCTGCTTGGATGCAAATCTTATATTTAACCTACATGCCTGTTAATAGGCTACCAATAAACACCGGCTACATATGAGCAATTTCATGACACAAGAAATTAACCCTAACCCTTGGAGTAGCCGATCATTACACTCCGTTGTAAGCTAGGACTGGCACACAAAGTTTTTATAGTTGAATATTAGAATTATGACAATAACTGATGAGGATGAAAGGGCCTCAGCTGTATAGTTATTTGTGAATAAAGCCCAGAATCTCTGGCAGGAGATGCTCATGACGGAAAAACACCTTCCCTTTAATTTGTCATCAATCTGTATGAGTGCACCTTTAACCAATCCCAGAGGAGAGACTCAAACCCCTGTGAAGTTTTAGCTTTCACTACTGCACCTGGAATATTCTCCAGCTTGTTGCGCAGCTCCTCGTTCTCCTGCTGCAGAGACAGCACCTCCTGCTCCAACTCCAGGCAGCGTGGACAGcagttctcctcctcctcttcctcctcaggcaGCGTGGACGACGGGTGGCCGTACGACTCTGACGGAGTCGGCGAGCCCCAGCCTCCCAGGTTGTGTCTCGGAGGAGACACCCCTGAGCCGGGCTCTGCCAGCGGACACTGCTCATCCTCCAGACCTGCAGCcagatgttgctgctgctgctgctgctgctgctgaggtcCTGAGAGCAGATAGTTCTGTAGGGAGTCTGTGAAGATGCGGAGAACGGCAGAGGTCTGTTGTTGGTTTAAATGGCTTTGTTGGGCCTCATCCTCTGGGTCTGTGGTGGATGAGCTCTCTTCAGGTTTGGATTTCCCCAGTGAGGAGCAGTGAAGCGCCTGGACCTCCCCTGGCCCGTCTTCCAGCTTGATGTTGGaggtgaaggagggagaggaggaggaggagggctccAGGAGACGGCCGTTGTTGAGGAGGCTGAGGACTCTGCTACACTGCTGGGCGAAGGCATCCAGGATGAGACGATTCTCTGTAGCAGAGCAAAATCAAGAGATCAGAGACGGTGGGGATGAACTTTAACATCATCTACAGGTCTACTGTGTTCAGAGATGGATATATTTGATGTTCACAGTTCATTTTTCACCTTGGGAACAGCAGCTGACAAAACAATCTAACCTTAAGGTCTATTtagtagctgttctggagctttgaGCTGCATCACTGGGTCTACATCAACAGATTGAGTTCACTTTGGAATATAGATGATGAAACTTGTAAGTCAGGATGGATGAGAAGTCTCAACATCTACAGTTCTGTGACAATTAAGTTAACTTAATATGATGATGAAGCTCATGTGATGCAGTCAAAAGCTCCAGAGCAGCAACTTCATGGATCTTTTCCTTGTTGGCTATCATCCTGTTTTAACAGACATTATACTTTACActaaacacagtgatgacagaAGCACTCAGGTCTTTTactactaaagtaaaagtatcaGTACAAGAAAAACTCCTTTACAAATAAAGGACCTGAAGTATTATCAAAAAATCTGCTTTTAGTttccaaagtaaaagtactcactcTACAGAAAAGTGGCCCCTGTGTTACATTATAATACATGGCATTATTActtataataattattactgatgcattGATATGCAAACTGTATGTTACTGCTGTAGCTTGAAGTGGAGCTAGTTTCTTCCAGCAGCCAACGTGAGGGTCAGAAAACAAATCTGAGAGGTTTTGAAAAGATTAATAGGGTAGGGAGGAAGAACAAAATAGGTCTCACGACACAAATCTGTATTCATAGAGTTTTCTTGGGACTGTTTCCTAATCTGTGCTTGACCTCTTTGGGCACTGCAGCCAGTCGGCTACTTACACCCATCCCTATGACATGTTCTAAATGGCTAATACTTGTTACGTCGATGCATAGAGGTCAAAGGCGGTTAGGGTTAAAGCAAAAAGGTCATGTAAGGGATAGTATTAGCCAGTCTCcgatattctctgagattaaagtgGTAAATGTACAAGTAAAATGTACAAGTGCTGCTAAAAAGTCAGGTGACGTAGTGTAAAGTGGGACACAGTCCATGGCAGGACTAAGATAAGGCAGATTAATGGGTTAAGcacaggactttttttttaacctttattcaaccaggaagtcccattgagattaaaTATCTcctttacaagagagacctggccatgttacaacatataatacaacatataatacataaatcttcaataaaacaacaactattcaaacatagtggcctctctagaaaaacaagcacacgtCTCTGTCACCagattctttatgatgcccttaaaatTCATCAATGGgtataagtgtttctaattttagatctttttaaGGTTGCTCCATGTCCAGTgtgcagagtaggagaatgcagttttcccctgATGTGTTAAAACCCGGGGTACATTAGAAAGCAACCACTTGGAGGAGcgtagctggtaactaccagagctgacacacagaaggatGCAGAGGTAGGCCGGATCCATCAAATCATAAGTGACTTTGCTTTTGTAATAAAACGTAACATAAAATAGAGGAGGACTTT from Epinephelus moara isolate mb chromosome 4, YSFRI_EMoa_1.0, whole genome shotgun sequence encodes the following:
- the LOC126389220 gene encoding BEN domain-containing protein 4, with amino-acid sequence MEGEMQPADEGPCAPKMCRQQRGPYSTLKIFQSKRSAGKSRFDRSAVVEVPLFGDGHHFTFHPEQPHHFQPHHHHHHQQQRLQQQQQLHQTSVAISSSQQQHHPTPQQQQQQQQQDRFPCENRPSSRVPTSTSAAAAASPGTQQRRASSGRAEPRFSPDCTYGISSENRLILDAFAQQCSRVLSLLNNGRLLEPSSSSSPSFTSNIKLEDGPGEVQALHCSSLGKSKPEESSSTTDPEDEAQQSHLNQQQTSAVLRIFTDSLQNYLLSGPQQQQQQQQQHLAAGLEDEQCPLAEPGSGVSPPRHNLGGWGSPTPSESYGHPSSTLPEEEEEEENCCPRCLELEQEVLSLQQENEELRNKLENIPVPCQNVLDYFKTVLEFHNQLVQPMPEEQLTEEEERQTVFEGSKQLLENYPLFISNKQWDEAVNSSKKDGRRLLRYLIRFVFTTDELKFSCGLGKRKRSVHSGDPGLERRPLNPVKVSCLREFIRMHCASNPDWWMPSEEQINKVFSDAVGHARQGRAVGTFLSSSGSSTSSLYMDAFDGHLSQDELYLKGCQNGQSD